The following nucleotide sequence is from Cicer arietinum cultivar CDC Frontier isolate Library 1 chromosome 2, Cicar.CDCFrontier_v2.0, whole genome shotgun sequence.
CACCACTAAATAGAGGTCctatttgttatatgttattccCTCATGCTAAATTTTTGTCTTTGGATTTTTTTCCTTCTGTATCTGGGTATGTATGCTTTGTCATGTTGAAccactaaataaaataaattcaaactttttttatataagatgtaagctgttttcataagctatcaaGAGCTTTTGTTAATAAGCTGacaaaaatttagttttttccaCAAGCTCTCCTAAATAGTCTCACAAGTGTTTATGCACATAGACAAGCTCAAATAATCAAATTCAAAGAGACCCTAAAGGGAATTCCTTTACAACTAAATTTACATTGAACTTATGGGGTTGATTTTTGCTTTTCTCTGAAAACAATCAtgtcttcttcatttttttggTTAAAATGAAAATGGGGTGTTCTCAGTTGAGTGTTTGCATTTTCCAAGCAGGTTTCTGGTGAAGGTGTAAGTGTTTATAAAGGGTACTCTTTACCTCAAAAAACTGAGGAGTATCTTGTCTCACATGGCCTTAAGGGAGCCACTTACTCTATCAGTGCAGCTCATGTAAATGCCGGTAGTTTTGGACAACTTGTTGCTTGTCCTTATCAGGTTTGAGACACTCTTTGTTCTCATTTTTTGTTCTTCTCTTAAACTTGTTGCAAATTTTGCTCTTATATTGTTAACTTTATTTTGTAACTTTACCATTTTCCACTCTTATTATGGTAGATTGTAATGCATAAGGGTTCATCTTCATTTCAATTAAGCTTATACCATTTGTGTATGAGGCAAGTTTGCAATTggaaaaaacacaatttcatgAAGAGATTAATGTTCTTTCAGGATCCATATTCTTCTGATGGAGGAACTGTTATGGCGAATTCCTCTTCAAAGAACTTGCAAGGTGCCATGCAAGTTGATGCTAGTGTGAGTTATCAGCTTTGGAATATCCTCAACTAGGAATTTTCACCTTAATATCACCAAAGAAATGCTATTGATTTAAGTAAACCACACATTTGGACCTTTATTTGTGAAAGTTAAATGACAAATACATCAATTTGTTAATGTTAATGTCTATGCAGCACAAACACCTGATATGTCATTGTCACTGACACATAGATACCAGTAAGAATATATGAAAATGGAGGTGATTGAATGCAATCACATGTGTCGAATATTGACATGTGTCAGACACCAGACACACCTTTGATATGAAGTATCTGTAATATTTGCAGTCATTGTGTGCTTGTTTTTATTTACAGAAGGGAGTTGGATCATCTTCATTTTCAAcaaattttcaaaggaatcataTACTAAACGGATTACAAGCAGAGTTCTCTACAAATACATGTGTAAGTTTGTTTGTTTGGCATTGTTGTATATCGTTAAACTCACTATACATCATAATTTTCCAAGTGTGATATTCTTCTACTTGGAGAATCGCTTGATACCACAGACAGTCCTTGCGTCGAATGACACAATTAATGTGTCACTTTATAACATAGATAATACAAGTACAACAAAAAATCTTTCTTGTAGCTTTCCTGTACCCTTTACTTTGATGGTGCATCCAAAGGAAATCCTGGACCGTCCGGTGCTGGAGCTATACTGCGTGCAGAAGATGGGAAGGTGCATATTTTTGTGCaagaaattgttttttattatatttattctttGTGAAAGTAGCTAACTTGTAGGACTTTTCGTAGGTGTATCGATTGCGTGAAGGAGTTGGTATTCAAACAAATAATGTTGCTGAATATCGAGCATTAATTTTAGGATTGAAACAAGCAATCAAGAAAGGATATAAGCATATCCATGTTCAAGGAGACTCGTTGCTTGTCTGCAATCAGGTTTGTTATCTATGAAGATACAAAGTATACTTGTTTCACATTACCCCTTTCTTGCTCTGTGTCTACTTTTTTGTAGGACcgtttggattgacttatttgttCTTATTTACTGACATAATCATTTGCGAGACTGTTTGATAGAGCTTATGAGAACAACTTATGTTGTGTACAAAAGTTCTCAAAGATAAActataaaaacaacttatagcttgtatgaaaatagtttgactttattttaccTTTTGTTATAAAATTCACGTATGCATGATATGAACacttaattaaattgtatatataaaGAGTGTCATATTTCACTAATAACTACTATAACCTTTCAATTTTACACTTTTTCTTACCATCATTT
It contains:
- the LOC101493138 gene encoding uncharacterized protein isoform X3, with translation MAEEKEAFYVVKKGNVVGIYKSFSDIQPLLSSSQVSGEGVSVYKGYSLPQKTEEYLVSHGLKGATYSISAAHVNAGSFGQLVACPYQDPYSSDGGTVMANSSSKNLQGAMQVDASKGVGSSSFSTNFQRNHILNGLQAEFSTNTCLSCTLYFDGASKGNPGPSGAGAILRAEDGKVYRLREGVGIQTNNVAEYRALILGLKQAIKKGYKHIHVQGDSLLVCNQIQGLWKVNNPNMGYLCNEAKLLKDKFLSFKINHIPREYNSQADIQANRAVSLQGI
- the LOC101493138 gene encoding uncharacterized protein isoform X2, which translates into the protein MAEEKEAFYVVKKGNVVGIYKSFSDIQPLLSSSVSGEGVSVYKGYSLPQKTEEYLVSHGLKGATYSISAAHVNAGSFGQLVACPYQDPYSSDGGTVMANSSSKNLQGAMQVDASKGVGSSSFSTNFQRNHILNGLQAEFSTNTCLSCTLYFDGASKGNPGPSGAGAILRAEDGKVYRLREGVGIQTNNVAEYRALILGLKQAIKKGYKHIHVQGDSLLVCNQIQGLWKVNNPNMGYLCNEAKLLKDKFLSFKINHIPREYNSQADIQANRAVSLQAGQVEEDCDSN
- the LOC101493138 gene encoding uncharacterized protein isoform X1, whose product is MAEEKEAFYVVKKGNVVGIYKSFSDIQPLLSSSQVSGEGVSVYKGYSLPQKTEEYLVSHGLKGATYSISAAHVNAGSFGQLVACPYQDPYSSDGGTVMANSSSKNLQGAMQVDASKGVGSSSFSTNFQRNHILNGLQAEFSTNTCLSCTLYFDGASKGNPGPSGAGAILRAEDGKVYRLREGVGIQTNNVAEYRALILGLKQAIKKGYKHIHVQGDSLLVCNQIQGLWKVNNPNMGYLCNEAKLLKDKFLSFKINHIPREYNSQADIQANRAVSLQAGQVEEDCDSN